From one Ananas comosus cultivar F153 unplaced genomic scaffold, ASM154086v1, whole genome shotgun sequence genomic stretch:
- the LOC109704961 gene encoding uncharacterized protein LOC109704961, with protein MAFSFILLILVLMATRRGRGSGRGRRGSSKRTRTTGEASGSDPDYQESSPEEAEEPIAQLDKGKGIAGESSRGGGSRTRETRSKRAAEVPPERRRMYMSKSCIAERYVNFTDLIHDVPDFGRLLQRVPIEPVGRVPARAPFCVELIREFYMNGRVLAEDEETGTYVFETFVRQQKIAVTPYTIGELLGMTVDTAGLPYTSGGFQSLSHWDTIVAAICRAGVQTNRAYVESKDLRPEYHLLSLVLSYNVQPTIGTKRIRWDRLLLLFLLGHPRQAHGLNINIPFLMWQRMIHVIQASARRDLLPFPLLITRILQDSGVDVSCEKYDYGLGPIDAVTWAKSVSTLKSFQQTKGSSRPAPSQAPPPRAEREGSSSSGGVITVESLHHEVRSMKKKLADLARKVEMGMKRMMEKMGCRHDDIFPTEPTTYTRSTSRHPLIPPSGDAPEAGGSGAGAGDDDDDDDEDTE; from the coding sequence ATGGCGTTTTCATTCATTTTGCTGATTTTGGTGCTGATGGCTACGAGACGTGGACGAGGTAGTGGTAGAGGTCGACGTGGGTCCTCTAAGAGAACACGAACAACGGGAGAAGCGTCCGGCTCGGATCCGGATTATCAAGAAAGCTCCCCTGAAGAGGCAGAAGAACCTATTGCTCAGCTTGACAAGGGCAAAGGAATAGCAGGCGAGTCCTCACGTGGCGGTGGTTCTCGTACAAGAGAAACTCGGTCGAAGCGTGCTGCGGAGGTTCCTCCTGAGCGACGGAGGATGTACATGAGCAAGTCGTGTATTGCGGAGCGTTATGTCAACTTCACCGATCTCATTCATGACGTTCCTGACTTTGGCCGGTTACTTCAGCGGGTTCCCATTGAGCCGGTTGGCAGAGTCCCTGCTCGTGCTCCTttctgtgtggaactcattcgtgagttctatatgaacggaAGGGTCTTAGCAGAAGATGAGGAGACCGGGACATATGTTTTTGAGACATTCGTGCGTCAACAGAAGATTGCCGTTACCCCatatactattggagagcttCTGGGGATGACCGTAGACACTGCAGGTCTTCCTTATACATCAGGAGGGTTTCAGTCCTTATCTCATTGGGATACCATAGTAGCGGCTATTTGCAGAGCTGGAGTGCAAACGAATCGTGCCTATGTAGAGTCCAAGGATTTGCGACCGGAGTATCATCTACTTTCCTTGGTTttgagctacaatgttcaacctaCGATTGGTACCAAaaggattcgttgggatcgATTGCTTCTATTGTTTTTACTTGGTCACCCGAGGCAAGCTCAtggattgaacatcaacattccttTTCTGATGTGGCAGCGGATGATTCATGTTATTCAGGCTTCTGCTCGACGAGATCTCCTTCCATTTCCTCTTTTGATCACACGGATTCTGCAGGACAGTGGAGTGGATGTTTCATGTGAAAAGTACGATTATGGTCTTGGTCCTATCGATGCTGTAACTTGGGCCAAGTCAGTCAGCACACTTAAATCATTTCAGCAAACAAAGGGATCATCGCGACCAGCTCCTAGCCAGGCACCTCCACCTCGAGCAGAGCGTGAGGGATCTTCTAgttcagggggagtgattactgtgGAATCACTTCATCACGAGGTGCGCTCTATGAAAAAGAAACTGGCCGATCTTGCGAGAAAGGTGGAGATGGGGATGAAGAGAATGATGGAAAAAATGGGATGTAGGCATGATGATATCTTTCCTACTGAGCCTACTACTTATACCAGATcgacttcacgacatcctctcattccaccgtctggtgatgctcctgaggctgggggatctggtgctggagcaggagatgatgatgatgatgatgacgaggacactgAGTGA